A portion of the Citrobacter rodentium NBRC 105723 = DSM 16636 genome contains these proteins:
- the yqgB gene encoding acid stress response protein YqgB, which produces MNKKPVARPCFQHDMLKNSAVNGLLSRYDAAIVVNCFTLYTKS; this is translated from the coding sequence ATGAATAAGAAACCGGTCGCACGGCCTTGTTTTCAGCATGACATGCTGAAAAATAGCGCCGTTAATGGGTTGTTATCGCGGTATGACGCTGCGATAGTAGTCAACTGTTTTACACTGTATACAAAGAGTTGA